From the genome of Candidatus Nitrosocosmicus oleophilus, one region includes:
- a CDS encoding pyridoxamine 5'-phosphate oxidase family protein, with the protein MISHQVLNLLNGKNFASFATIMPNGYPQVTPIWIDYDDNHDLLVNTALGRTKDKNTVINDKVSLSVFSMANPYESASIMGNVIDKTTEGADHHFNKLSKKYLNLDKYPISKPDETRVILKIRPKKIIYFSIPLSTYV; encoded by the coding sequence ATGATTAGTCATCAAGTGTTAAACCTCTTGAATGGAAAAAACTTTGCATCTTTTGCCACTATAATGCCTAATGGTTATCCTCAAGTCACTCCAATTTGGATAGATTATGATGATAATCATGATTTATTGGTAAACACAGCCTTGGGAAGGACAAAGGATAAGAATACAGTTATTAACGATAAGGTAAGTTTGTCGGTATTTAGCATGGCAAACCCTTACGAAAGTGCTTCAATTATGGGGAACGTGATCGATAAGACGACCGAAGGGGCGGACCATCATTTCAATAAATTATCAAAAAAATATTTGAATCTAGATAAGTATCCGATAAGTAAACCAGACGAAACAAGAGTAATATTAAAGATTAGACCAAAAAAAATCATTTACTTTTCAATACCTTTGTCTACATACGTATGA